The following coding sequences lie in one Seriola aureovittata isolate HTS-2021-v1 ecotype China chromosome 5, ASM2101889v1, whole genome shotgun sequence genomic window:
- the LOC130170020 gene encoding protein shortage in chiasmata 1 ortholog isoform X3, with amino-acid sequence MSENDSCLPTHIFSTIRYKALDYVFEATTSLKVMMSLLALPTPYFTGTHDLYPHSGKLPEDTYRTPWIRGKVISTCKLFVSGSVLDDLGEKKRLANSPERFNVTLSEGKEDVEVIPSSNPDSLTESDPDEYVCILKESQAGGPCQESFFKWTTDQMNPGNDNKDLLPEELMAVDYLTQFKKHLPTLKAKLSRLRTLPVADPLLSSTGDAISEETIFRHCASYKKPPDVCDTQMCESISEEFAKEPLMKEESLLLPVVVDTLKLTTENCTSFSSLCGRMNVAPELLDERLPVLDVLHQASLSDASLSVDISQYDFPEEPSEECKMNGVVMDSDFTGCMKPPTEMELDLTLTPTPTNSHTRLRLSTSELEMEELSPLRRQSLVSVRAHREMETALWKAEKHPTFVVRFLLAEPQTYEPVVDFNPLSEAVKVIKSETHSFICAGGELQSQLRMGDPQVYLCSSREFTESMRSEFPSTKDKKMEDFEKLSLEHVPFIDGSFLKSPTKETRMLHPKKHETFHAKAATDDPLLQKEILTDTLHTSNTNNKDVKKPATVLFSKPAAATNTKDDISVVRFSEVADVSSARKNHTNTVRDDCKTKQSAHTPEWTASSRVNIRDNHRGVVTRRPPEKDLDPLSTFMILRSQQTAPLTGTSQSSASSPEPQVEQKSPPSELQLLPEQIQRSDGRPTYMSVAVSGNATREQEAAGQLISQSNPQERQGSNVIQVQATDSQQRAYCELLALAQPCLNSARQLGLNFPLWGDFSCLAPDQTHFLLKQQEKALCTMHAQSTEPIRDQDRLFSQAALIHMLVTFKELLLKCDLSTALEYLTKAAEVCAEQSLEQLVKRLKIILFLSHKNQESNLKLHELQQLLAAWLHSKKGQKNMEKVLVIISVDSDVNRSIIINSLSQVAGSAVTAVCPEENKTKLNGASVVSSVCDSVCVVVYEQHIGPDFPWNSFRLVVEYDHPGQSPWSTVCGERGIGHLTFNTSISDTEEEKASWCLEDNVPHVLFVTEGLLNCPLLLQTLESGFNITVLERSHCPSLQMLGGTHHYAVITVDESSAIVIQEQDELCQERASERLVMRLTALSLQYSCCWLILHCPDIQGGGFSSEAFSNLVLVNSSLVLFGMKSKDLDVKVLIVSEVLEIAQWISRICFHSLMSSDMDPLSYLNRDWLTVMPSQEEKCLLQFPCINPLVSQLMLRRMPSFQWLLRASLSQLKELLPEVPHKVLKLFSETTSLYTDSNQPESQKVVTGTNQQTSPYPQPSTNPHPEPFCSDHSTSYLFRAEGGEGSFCEQDLGSTVQDANTDFRFDLSSSFGSPDVSLERSWTSGHPWKEKVKFSGCTSRAGAVGRVVRRVNNEWTLSPPPNLDGYTNYLHTADDNPLKLDSTFRYSPVLQQLADVSGQMSTYSTVCSDLQHPINHHITSNLSPPIEVTLWGQGHSSKDSLSYTGGITTSPKYGSKCWMGQERKRSGEAAGLVGTVLTPLKMGRLSYERVPGRNDGQTRLKLF; translated from the exons AT GTCGGAAAACGACAGCTGTTTACCTACTCATATTTTCTCTACTATCAGATATAAAGCTCTGGACTATGTGTTTGAG GCGACCACCAGTTTGAAAGTCATGATGAGCTTGCTGGCACTGCCTACGCCTTACTTCACTGGTACCCATGACCTGTACCCCCACAGTGGCAAGCTGCCTGAAGACACCTACAGGACGCCGTGGATCAGAG GAAAGGTGATATCTACCTGCAAACTCTTTGTCAGTGGCTCTGTGCTTGACGActtgggagaaaaaaaacggCTCGCTAATTCACCAGAAAG ATTTAACGTGACTCTGAGCGAGGGGAAAGAGGATGTGGAGGTTATACCCAGCTCTAATCCTGACTCACTGACGGAGTCAGACCCGGATGAGtatgtttgcattttaaaagaGTCCCAGGCCGGTGGTCCATGTCAGGAATCTTTTTTCAAGTGGACAACTGACCAGATGAACCCTggaaatgacaacaaag ATCTCCTGCCTGAAGAACTCATGGCTGTTGATTACCTGACACAATTTAAGAAACATTTGCCCACGTTGAAAGCCAAACTGTCCAGGCTGAGGACGCTTCCTGTGGCCGACCCTCTGCTGAGCTCAACAGGAGATGCCATCTCTGAGGAGACTATATTCAG ACACTGTGCGTCTTATAAAAAACCCCCTGATGTGTGTGACACTCAGATGTGTGAAAGCATAAGTGAGGAGTTTGCTAAAGAACCACTCATGAAGGAAGAG TCTCTGCTCCTACCTGTTGTAGTGGACACTTTAAAACTGACCACAGAAAACTGCACCTCCTTTTCAAGTCTTTGTGGTCGTATGAATGTTGCTCCTGAACTGCTGGACGAGCGACTTCCAGTCCTGGATGTGCTTCATCAAG CTTCTCTTTCAGATGCATCTCTATCAGTAGACATTTCCCAGTATGATTTTCCAGAGGAGCCCAGTGAAGAATGCAAGATGAATGGAGTTGTGATGGACTCAGATTTCACAG GATGTATGAAGCCTCCAACTGAAATGGAGCTGGACTTGACTCTGACTCCAACTCCGACGAACAGTCACACCCGTCTCCGTCTGTCCACTTCTGAGCTCGAGATGGAAGAGCTGTCACCACTCCGCAGACA ATCTCTGGTGTCAGTGAGAGCtcacagagagatggagacggCACTTTGGAAAGCAGAGAAGCATCCAACCTTTGTGGTGCGCTTTCTGTTGGCAG AGCCTCAAACATATGAACCAGTAGTTGACTTCAACCCGCTGTCTGAAGCCGTTAAAGTCATTAAATCAGAGACACATAGCTTTATCTGTGCTGGCGGTGAACTGCAATCACAGCTGAGGATGGGAGACCCACAGGTGTATTTGTGCAGCAGCCGTGAGTTCACAGAGAGCATGAGGTCTGAGTTTCCATCCACCAAGGACAAAAAGATGGAGGACTTTGAAAAACTGTCACTTGAACATGTCCCAT TCATAGATGGATCCTTCCTCAAGAGTCCCACAAAAGAAACTCGGATGCTTCACCCGAAGAAACATGAAACTTTTCATGCAAAAGCTGCGACAGATGATCCCCTTCTGCAAAAAGAAATTCTCACTGACACGCTGCAcaccagcaacacaaacaataagGATGTAAAAAAACCTGCAACTGTATTGTTTTCaaaacctgctgctgccaccAACACCAAAGATGACATTTCTGTTGTGAGGTTCTCAGAAGTCGCAGATGTGTCTTCTGCTCGTAAGAACCACACCAACACAGTTAGAGACGACTGTAAGACCAAGCAGAGCGCCCACACTCCTGAATGGACTGCGTCCTCCAGGGTGAATATCAGAGATAATCACAGAGGTGTGGTTACCAGACGTCCACCAGAGAAGGACCTCGACCCTCTGTCCACCTTCATGATACTAAGATCCCAGCAGACAGCTCCGCTTACGGGCACATCTCAGAGCTCAGCCAGCTCTCCAG AGCCACAGGTGGAGCAGAAGTCACCACCAtctgagctgcagcttcttccAGAGCAGATACAAAGATCAGACGGGAGGCCAACGTATATGAGTGTTGCTGTGTCCGGAAATGCTACCAGAGAGCAGGAAGCAGCTGGTCAACTCATCAGTCAGTCCAACCCTCAGGAGAGACAGGGCAGCAACGTAATACAGGTCCAAGCTACAG ACAGCCAGCAGCGTGCCTACTGTGAGCTGCTGGCCCTCGCTCAGCCTTGTTTGAACTCTGCCAGACAGCTGGGGCTCAACTTCCCGTTGTGGGGAGACTTCAGCTGCCTGGCCCCCGACCAAACACACTTCCTCCTCAAACAGCAGGAGAAGGCCCTCTGCACAATGCATGCGCAGAGCACAGAGCCGATCAGAG ATCAGGATCGGCTTTTCAGCCAGGCTGCTCTGATTCACATGCTGGTAACATTcaaggagctgctgctgaagtgtgACCTCAGTACTGCTTTGG AGTACCTGACTAAGGCAGCTGAGGTGTGTGCAGAGCAGAGTCTGGAGCAGCTGGTGAAGAGGCTGAAAatcatcctcttcctcagtcACAAGAACCAGGAGTCCAACCTCAAATTgcatgagctgcagcagctgcttgcTGCATGGCTGCACAGCAAGAAAGGACAGAAGAACATGGAGAAA GTCCTTGTCATAATATCAGTTGACTCTGACGTCAACAGATCTATAATCATCAACAGCTTGAGCCAAGTGGCTG GTTCAGCTGTAACTGCAGTTTGTCCTGAGGAGAACAAGACCAAACTGAACGGTGCCAGTGTGGTCAGCAG tgtgtgtgatagtgtgtgtgtagtggtgtATGAGCAGCATATAGGCCCCGACTTCCCCTGGAACAGTTTTCGTCTGGTGGTGGAGTACGACCATCCAGGCCAGTCTCCGTGGTCCACAGTCTGCGGAGAGAGAGGCATCGGTCACCTCACCTTCAACACCAGCATCTCTGACACTG AGGAGGAGAAAGCGTCTTGGTGCCTGGAAGACAACGTGCCTCATGTGTTGTTTGTGACGGAGGGGCTTCTTAACTGTCCACTGCTGCTACAGACACTTGAGTCAGG GTTTAATATAACTGTGCTGGAGAGGAGCCACTGTCCGTCCCTGCAGATGCTCGGAGGGACCCATCACTACGCCGTGATCACAGTGGATGAAAGTAGCGCTATCGTCATTCAG gagcaGGATGAACTATGTCAGGAACGAGCCAGTGAGAGACTGGTGATGAGGCTGACAGCGCTCTCTCTTCAGTACAGCTGCTGTTGGCTCATCCTGCACTGCCCGGACATCCAGGGAGGAGG ATTTTCCAGCGAAGCTTTCAGTAACTTGGTGTTGGTTAATTCGTCTCTGGTGCTGTTCGGGATGAAGTCCAAGGATCTGGATGTCAAG GTGCTGATAGTGTCAGAGGTGTTGGAAATTGCCCAGTGGATCAGTCGGATCTGCTTCCACAGCCTGATGTCCAGTGACATGGATCCTCTCAGCTACCTGAACAGAGACTGGTTGACTGTGATGCCTTCACAG GAGGAAAAGTGTCTGCTGCAGTTCCCATGTATTAACCCTCTGGTTAGTCAGCTCATGCTGAGGAGAATGCCATCCTTCCAGTGGCTCCTGAGGGCCTCTTTGTCTCAGCTGAAGGAGCTCCTCCCTGAGGTGCCACATAAAGTCCTCAAG CTGTTCAGTGAAACCACATCCCTGTACACAGACTCCAACCAGCCAGAGTCTCAAAAAGTCGTCACTGGGACAAACCAACAAACCTCCCCCTATCCGCAACCCTCCACCAACCCACATCCAGAGCCATTCTGTAGTGACCACAGCACCAGCTACCTCTTCAGAGCAGAGGGTGGAGAGGGCAGTTTCTGTGAGCAAGACCTAGGCTCAACGGTGCAGGATGCAAACACAGATTTCAGATTTGACCTGAGTAGTTCCTTTGGCAGCCCAGATGTTTCCCTGGAGAGGAGCTGGACCAGTGGTCATCCGTGGAAAGAGAAGGTGAAGTTTTCTGGGTGTACAAGCAGAGCTGGAGCAGTGGGGAGAGTTGTTAGGAGAGTCAACAATGAGTGGACACTTAGCCCTCCACCAAACCTCGATGGCTATACCAACTACCTACACACCGCTGATGACAATCCTCTCAAACTGGACTCCACATTCAGGTACAGCCCAGTCCTGCAGCAGCTAGCTGACGTCAGCGGTCAAATGTCCACATACTCTACAGTCTGCAGTGACCTCCAGCATCCTATCAACCATCACATCACTAGCAATCTGAGCCCTCCAATAGAGGTCACGCTGTGGGGCCAAGGTCATAGCAGCAAAGACAGCCTCTCCTACACTGGAGGGATAACAACGTCACCTAAGTATGGCTCCAAATGCTGGATGGggcaagagaggaagaggagtggagaggcTGCAGGCTTGGTTGGAACAG tgctGACGCCACTGAAGATGGGGAGGCTGAGCTATGAGAGGGTTCCCGGCAGAAATGATGGACAGACGAGGCTTAAATTATTTTAG
- the LOC130170020 gene encoding protein shortage in chiasmata 1 ortholog isoform X1, with the protein MSENDSCLPTHIFSTIRYKALDYVFEATTSLKVMMSLLALPTPYFTGTHDLYPHSGKLPEDTYRTPWIRGKVISTCKLFVSGSVLDDLGEKKRLANSPERFNVTLSEGKEDVEVIPSSNPDSLTESDPDEYVCILKESQAGGPCQESFFKWTTDQMNPGNDNKDLLPEELMAVDYLTQFKKHLPTLKAKLSRLRTLPVADPLLSSTGDAISEETIFRHCASYKKPPDVCDTQMCESISEEFAKEPLMKEESLLLPVVVDTLKLTTENCTSFSSLCGRMNVAPELLDERLPVLDVLHQASLSDASLSVDISQYDFPEEPSEECKMNGVVMDSDFTGCMKPPTEMELDLTLTPTPTNSHTRLRLSTSELEMEELSPLRRQSLVSVRAHREMETALWKAEKHPTFVVRFLLAEPQTYEPVVDFNPLSEAVKVIKSETHSFICAGGELQSQLRMGDPQVYLCSSREFTESMRSEFPSTKDKKMEDFEKLSLEHVPFIDGSFLKSPTKETRMLHPKKHETFHAKAATDDPLLQKEILTDTLHTSNTNNKDVKKPATVLFSKPAAATNTKDDISVVRFSEVADVSSARKNHTNTVRDDCKTKQSAHTPEWTASSRVNIRDNHRGVVTRRPPEKDLDPLSTFMILRSQQTAPLTGTSQSSASSPEPQVEQKSPPSELQLLPEQIQRSDGRPTYMSVAVSGNATREQEAAGQLISQSNPQERQGSNVIQVQATDSQQRAYCELLALAQPCLNSARQLGLNFPLWGDFSCLAPDQTHFLLKQQEKALCTMHAQSTEPIRDQDRLFSQAALIHMLVTFKELLLKCDLSTALEYLTKAAEVCAEQSLEQLVKRLKIILFLSHKNQESNLKLHELQQLLAAWLHSKKGQKNMEKVLVIISVDSDVNRSIIINSLSQVAGSAVTAVCPEENKTKLNGASVVSSVCDSVCVVVYEQHIGPDFPWNSFRLVVEYDHPGQSPWSTVCGERGIGHLTFNTSISDTEEEKASWCLEDNVPHVLFVTEGLLNCPLLLQTLESGFNITVLERSHCPSLQMLGGTHHYAVITVDESSAIVIQEQDELCQERASERLVMRLTALSLQYSCCWLILHCPDIQGGGYECTHVHTNTHTLYTKAHYHCFCLCDGRFSSEAFSNLVLVNSSLVLFGMKSKDLDVKVLIVSEVLEIAQWISRICFHSLMSSDMDPLSYLNRDWLTVMPSQEEKCLLQFPCINPLVSQLMLRRMPSFQWLLRASLSQLKELLPEVPHKVLKLFSETTSLYTDSNQPESQKVVTGTNQQTSPYPQPSTNPHPEPFCSDHSTSYLFRAEGGEGSFCEQDLGSTVQDANTDFRFDLSSSFGSPDVSLERSWTSGHPWKEKVKFSGCTSRAGAVGRVVRRVNNEWTLSPPPNLDGYTNYLHTADDNPLKLDSTFRYSPVLQQLADVSGQMSTYSTVCSDLQHPINHHITSNLSPPIEVTLWGQGHSSKDSLSYTGGITTSPKYGSKCWMGQERKRSGEAAGLVGTVLTPLKMGRLSYERVPGRNDGQTRLKLF; encoded by the exons AT GTCGGAAAACGACAGCTGTTTACCTACTCATATTTTCTCTACTATCAGATATAAAGCTCTGGACTATGTGTTTGAG GCGACCACCAGTTTGAAAGTCATGATGAGCTTGCTGGCACTGCCTACGCCTTACTTCACTGGTACCCATGACCTGTACCCCCACAGTGGCAAGCTGCCTGAAGACACCTACAGGACGCCGTGGATCAGAG GAAAGGTGATATCTACCTGCAAACTCTTTGTCAGTGGCTCTGTGCTTGACGActtgggagaaaaaaaacggCTCGCTAATTCACCAGAAAG ATTTAACGTGACTCTGAGCGAGGGGAAAGAGGATGTGGAGGTTATACCCAGCTCTAATCCTGACTCACTGACGGAGTCAGACCCGGATGAGtatgtttgcattttaaaagaGTCCCAGGCCGGTGGTCCATGTCAGGAATCTTTTTTCAAGTGGACAACTGACCAGATGAACCCTggaaatgacaacaaag ATCTCCTGCCTGAAGAACTCATGGCTGTTGATTACCTGACACAATTTAAGAAACATTTGCCCACGTTGAAAGCCAAACTGTCCAGGCTGAGGACGCTTCCTGTGGCCGACCCTCTGCTGAGCTCAACAGGAGATGCCATCTCTGAGGAGACTATATTCAG ACACTGTGCGTCTTATAAAAAACCCCCTGATGTGTGTGACACTCAGATGTGTGAAAGCATAAGTGAGGAGTTTGCTAAAGAACCACTCATGAAGGAAGAG TCTCTGCTCCTACCTGTTGTAGTGGACACTTTAAAACTGACCACAGAAAACTGCACCTCCTTTTCAAGTCTTTGTGGTCGTATGAATGTTGCTCCTGAACTGCTGGACGAGCGACTTCCAGTCCTGGATGTGCTTCATCAAG CTTCTCTTTCAGATGCATCTCTATCAGTAGACATTTCCCAGTATGATTTTCCAGAGGAGCCCAGTGAAGAATGCAAGATGAATGGAGTTGTGATGGACTCAGATTTCACAG GATGTATGAAGCCTCCAACTGAAATGGAGCTGGACTTGACTCTGACTCCAACTCCGACGAACAGTCACACCCGTCTCCGTCTGTCCACTTCTGAGCTCGAGATGGAAGAGCTGTCACCACTCCGCAGACA ATCTCTGGTGTCAGTGAGAGCtcacagagagatggagacggCACTTTGGAAAGCAGAGAAGCATCCAACCTTTGTGGTGCGCTTTCTGTTGGCAG AGCCTCAAACATATGAACCAGTAGTTGACTTCAACCCGCTGTCTGAAGCCGTTAAAGTCATTAAATCAGAGACACATAGCTTTATCTGTGCTGGCGGTGAACTGCAATCACAGCTGAGGATGGGAGACCCACAGGTGTATTTGTGCAGCAGCCGTGAGTTCACAGAGAGCATGAGGTCTGAGTTTCCATCCACCAAGGACAAAAAGATGGAGGACTTTGAAAAACTGTCACTTGAACATGTCCCAT TCATAGATGGATCCTTCCTCAAGAGTCCCACAAAAGAAACTCGGATGCTTCACCCGAAGAAACATGAAACTTTTCATGCAAAAGCTGCGACAGATGATCCCCTTCTGCAAAAAGAAATTCTCACTGACACGCTGCAcaccagcaacacaaacaataagGATGTAAAAAAACCTGCAACTGTATTGTTTTCaaaacctgctgctgccaccAACACCAAAGATGACATTTCTGTTGTGAGGTTCTCAGAAGTCGCAGATGTGTCTTCTGCTCGTAAGAACCACACCAACACAGTTAGAGACGACTGTAAGACCAAGCAGAGCGCCCACACTCCTGAATGGACTGCGTCCTCCAGGGTGAATATCAGAGATAATCACAGAGGTGTGGTTACCAGACGTCCACCAGAGAAGGACCTCGACCCTCTGTCCACCTTCATGATACTAAGATCCCAGCAGACAGCTCCGCTTACGGGCACATCTCAGAGCTCAGCCAGCTCTCCAG AGCCACAGGTGGAGCAGAAGTCACCACCAtctgagctgcagcttcttccAGAGCAGATACAAAGATCAGACGGGAGGCCAACGTATATGAGTGTTGCTGTGTCCGGAAATGCTACCAGAGAGCAGGAAGCAGCTGGTCAACTCATCAGTCAGTCCAACCCTCAGGAGAGACAGGGCAGCAACGTAATACAGGTCCAAGCTACAG ACAGCCAGCAGCGTGCCTACTGTGAGCTGCTGGCCCTCGCTCAGCCTTGTTTGAACTCTGCCAGACAGCTGGGGCTCAACTTCCCGTTGTGGGGAGACTTCAGCTGCCTGGCCCCCGACCAAACACACTTCCTCCTCAAACAGCAGGAGAAGGCCCTCTGCACAATGCATGCGCAGAGCACAGAGCCGATCAGAG ATCAGGATCGGCTTTTCAGCCAGGCTGCTCTGATTCACATGCTGGTAACATTcaaggagctgctgctgaagtgtgACCTCAGTACTGCTTTGG AGTACCTGACTAAGGCAGCTGAGGTGTGTGCAGAGCAGAGTCTGGAGCAGCTGGTGAAGAGGCTGAAAatcatcctcttcctcagtcACAAGAACCAGGAGTCCAACCTCAAATTgcatgagctgcagcagctgcttgcTGCATGGCTGCACAGCAAGAAAGGACAGAAGAACATGGAGAAA GTCCTTGTCATAATATCAGTTGACTCTGACGTCAACAGATCTATAATCATCAACAGCTTGAGCCAAGTGGCTG GTTCAGCTGTAACTGCAGTTTGTCCTGAGGAGAACAAGACCAAACTGAACGGTGCCAGTGTGGTCAGCAG tgtgtgtgatagtgtgtgtgtagtggtgtATGAGCAGCATATAGGCCCCGACTTCCCCTGGAACAGTTTTCGTCTGGTGGTGGAGTACGACCATCCAGGCCAGTCTCCGTGGTCCACAGTCTGCGGAGAGAGAGGCATCGGTCACCTCACCTTCAACACCAGCATCTCTGACACTG AGGAGGAGAAAGCGTCTTGGTGCCTGGAAGACAACGTGCCTCATGTGTTGTTTGTGACGGAGGGGCTTCTTAACTGTCCACTGCTGCTACAGACACTTGAGTCAGG GTTTAATATAACTGTGCTGGAGAGGAGCCACTGTCCGTCCCTGCAGATGCTCGGAGGGACCCATCACTACGCCGTGATCACAGTGGATGAAAGTAGCGCTATCGTCATTCAG gagcaGGATGAACTATGTCAGGAACGAGCCAGTGAGAGACTGGTGATGAGGCTGACAGCGCTCTCTCTTCAGTACAGCTGCTGTTGGCTCATCCTGCACTGCCCGGACATCCAGGGAGGAGGGTATGagtgcacacatgtacacacaaacacacacacattgtacacaAAGGCTCACTACCActgcttctgtctgtgtgatggCAGATTTTCCAGCGAAGCTTTCAGTAACTTGGTGTTGGTTAATTCGTCTCTGGTGCTGTTCGGGATGAAGTCCAAGGATCTGGATGTCAAG GTGCTGATAGTGTCAGAGGTGTTGGAAATTGCCCAGTGGATCAGTCGGATCTGCTTCCACAGCCTGATGTCCAGTGACATGGATCCTCTCAGCTACCTGAACAGAGACTGGTTGACTGTGATGCCTTCACAG GAGGAAAAGTGTCTGCTGCAGTTCCCATGTATTAACCCTCTGGTTAGTCAGCTCATGCTGAGGAGAATGCCATCCTTCCAGTGGCTCCTGAGGGCCTCTTTGTCTCAGCTGAAGGAGCTCCTCCCTGAGGTGCCACATAAAGTCCTCAAG CTGTTCAGTGAAACCACATCCCTGTACACAGACTCCAACCAGCCAGAGTCTCAAAAAGTCGTCACTGGGACAAACCAACAAACCTCCCCCTATCCGCAACCCTCCACCAACCCACATCCAGAGCCATTCTGTAGTGACCACAGCACCAGCTACCTCTTCAGAGCAGAGGGTGGAGAGGGCAGTTTCTGTGAGCAAGACCTAGGCTCAACGGTGCAGGATGCAAACACAGATTTCAGATTTGACCTGAGTAGTTCCTTTGGCAGCCCAGATGTTTCCCTGGAGAGGAGCTGGACCAGTGGTCATCCGTGGAAAGAGAAGGTGAAGTTTTCTGGGTGTACAAGCAGAGCTGGAGCAGTGGGGAGAGTTGTTAGGAGAGTCAACAATGAGTGGACACTTAGCCCTCCACCAAACCTCGATGGCTATACCAACTACCTACACACCGCTGATGACAATCCTCTCAAACTGGACTCCACATTCAGGTACAGCCCAGTCCTGCAGCAGCTAGCTGACGTCAGCGGTCAAATGTCCACATACTCTACAGTCTGCAGTGACCTCCAGCATCCTATCAACCATCACATCACTAGCAATCTGAGCCCTCCAATAGAGGTCACGCTGTGGGGCCAAGGTCATAGCAGCAAAGACAGCCTCTCCTACACTGGAGGGATAACAACGTCACCTAAGTATGGCTCCAAATGCTGGATGGggcaagagaggaagaggagtggagaggcTGCAGGCTTGGTTGGAACAG tgctGACGCCACTGAAGATGGGGAGGCTGAGCTATGAGAGGGTTCCCGGCAGAAATGATGGACAGACGAGGCTTAAATTATTTTAG